The segment GCTACTATTCTAGTAATCATTCACGCCAAGGTACTGCTCTGATGATTCTACAAAGCTTGCTAGTCATAACCGATAAAATGTTCATTCCTTCCAATGATTGGATGAACATTGCATTTCGTTTAACGCTATCGCTAATCGTAGGTTGCCTGATTGGAATCAATCGCCAAAAAGGAGGCAGACCCGCAGGAATGCGAACCTTTATGTTAGTGAGTATGGGGTCTGCTTTGTTCGTAATGCTTCCGTTGCAAGAAGGAGATAGTCCCTATGCTACCACGAATGCTCTGAGCCGTACCATTCAAGGCGTAACGACAGGCGTTGGCTTTCTGGGTGCAGGACTAATCTTGCAGCAGTCCTCGAAGAAGTCTGAACTCCCCAAAGTTCGAGGATTAACAACTGCGGCTTCAATTTGGATCGCAGCCGCATTAGGAGCCGCGATCGGGTGTGGTTTTTGGCAAACTGGACTGGTAGGTGCAGTTTTAACGTTGCTCACTTTAAGTGGAGTGAAGCGAGTTCAGAGATCGATTGTCATTCGATTGCCGCAAACTGGAAATTCTGCCCAGCAAGAGCGGGATAGAGATAGAGATCGCACCTAGCTTAATCGTTAAGTTCCTGCCAGCCTGTTTCGTCTTTAATCTGCGCTCCTGGAGGAACTGCCGATTTGCTCTCTGAAGTTGAAGAGGATGGAGTTGCAGCAGTAGTCGTAGTGTCTGGAGTTGCTGCTGGAGAAGGTAAAGCAGAGGTTGTCTTTTCTGAAACTGTCACTGTTCTGACTTCTTGCCAATTCACCTGTCCCTCGGGTTCAATTTTGACTAAGATTGCATCTGTCTTGTCCTTGCGAGTCAGTTGACACTCAAAACTATCACCAGGTTTTATGGCTCGATAGCTGCCGCCGCAAGTCACTCGCAATCCATTTTGTGGTGTAGCTTTGATCTTTTCTTGAAATTCAGCTTCTAGCTTTGCCAAATTGAGCAATCGCCAAGAATTGGGAATTTCCCATTTTGCTTTCCCTTCATTCTCTTGCTGAACGGTCACAAAGAAACCACCATCAGGATTTAGCTCGCCAGTACACTCAAACGTACTATCAGGTTGAATTTTGATGTTTGTCGGGCAATGGACAGATTTCACCGAAATGCCATTTTGCTGATTCAAGCTGGTTTTGATTTCTTCTTGTAGGCTAGTCACGTCAAACGTTTTTTCACACCCAGAAAGAATCGCTGTTCCAGCCAAGAGTAAGAGAAATTTTCGCATGGTTAATTACTTTCGATCGCAAGTGAAACTCGTTCTCCACCAATTTGCTGCATCGACCCTAAAACTTTCGCAAGCTGCTGATAAGAGACGGTGCGATCAGCTTTCAACAACACAGATCCTTGTGGACTTTTCGCGAGATAGCTCTGAATCTGCTGAGCCAGTTCGGTTTCAGAGACAAGTTTTTCCCGGATCGCAGTCTGCCCTTGTGCATTCAAGCCCACCACTAGAGATTCTGGAGTTCTTGCACTGGAGGGAGTTGACTTGGCATTGGGCAGATTGACGTTGAGCGTGCGTTGTTGATCGCTGAGCGTCATCGCCACAATAATAAAGAACGTGAGAATTGTCATAATCACGTCCATCATGGGAACTAAATTGACCTCTGGAATACCAGAATTTGACTTCGATTTAGAAAACATAAGCGCTATAGAAGAGATTGATTCGCGATCGCACGATTTTCCAACGACAGTTCCGATTCTGCTTTCAACCGCTTGTACCAAATGTGGCGGTAAATTAGCTCTAATCGGCACCCCACTTTAGAAAAGTAATCGACCTGTTTCGCTTGTAGTGTCACACACAGTCGAAAAATTAATAATGCAACGATCGCAACAATCATGCCTCCTGCCGTTGTGGTCAAAGCTTCCCCAATCCCTCCCGCAGCCTTAGAGGTATCGACAGATGAGCCGCCACCCCCAATTTTCAAGTTAATGAAAGTGATAATTAGACCCGTCACAGTTCCCAGCAGCCCAAGCAACGGCGCAACCGCAATCACTGTTTCCAATAACTTGTCCCCTTTTCGCATTAGGACAAACTCTTCTTCGCCTGCGGTTGCAAGTGCCAAATGAAATGTTTCCGGCTCTGGATAATCAAGTTGCAGTGCTGCGAGCAGAAAACGACCAATCGGCTGATCCGCTGCTCGAAGCGCGATCGCGGTTGCCTCATCTAAACTGTATTGTGCTGCATCCAAGACATCATGAGCGATCTTATCTTCGACTCGGAGGACTTGAACCCAAAAGATAGTTCGCTCAATCCCACAGGCGATCGTTGCCACTGACAACCCTGTTAGCGGAATCATCACCGGCCCACCTTTGGCAATCAAATCAAACAGAATAGACATAGGACATCCAAGATTAAGAGAACTAAACTGGCAAGTTTTTCCAAGCGACAACGAGCGTGTTTGCACCGTCTTTTGTTGGAACTAGATTGAGATAAAGTGTCACTGATCCTTTCTTAACTTGATAGAGGCTACCTCCCCCATACTGCTGCGGTAAATCTGTTACTTCATAGCCATTGTTCTGCAAGTTCGATCGAAAGTATTCATCCATCATCGTGTCTGCCTGGCTTGCGACTAAGCTAATGTTACGGATTCCGGCTTTCTGAACTTGCCCGTCATAAAACAAGGTCGGCTGTGCAAACAAAGTGGGATCAGCGGCTTGAGCATCTAGATTGCTCAAAATCTCGGATACTTCAGGCGGAACTTCTACCGCTTTTTTCAAATCTTCTAGTGTTCGAGGCGCATCTGCTAAAACATAAACCGTTCCTTTCTCACTTTGGAGAATACTCAGAAATTGCGCTTGCCCGTTGCGAGAAACTTGATAAACTGCGCGATCGACTGACTGGACTGTCAGCTTACTCTCATATTTCTTTTTCGCTAGCTCCTTAGTAAAGAAATCAGAGACCTTTGCGAGAGCATCGCTCGTTTGCAGACAAGACTGTAGCCCAAAACAACCCGGTTGAGCCGTTGGATAGATAGGGAAATCTGCCCAGTTGTTGCTGTCTGACTCAGCGGGTTTCGTCTCAGCAGGTTTCGTCGGTGATTGAGGGATCGGAGGTTTTGGACGATCGACAGGGCTTGCAACAGGCGGAATTGTTGTTTCTCGAACGGGTGTAATTCTTTGAGGTTGGGTTGGAGTTAAAGGCTTGGGCGGTGCTTTGGTCACTGCCGTCTTGTTCAAAGTCGGCAACTGAGTCACACGAACTTGTTTTTCTTGTTCTTTGGGAGGTGTGGGTTTTGGCTCATTCCCAGTTGGGATCAGCATCAATCCTACATGCAATCCTAGAGAAACTAGCACTGTTAACCAAACCCATTTAGCAGTACTACTCGGTTTAGCCACTTGAAACAGGGGTGAGATCTTCTCATCGGAGATCGCAACCTTATCCAGCACCGCGATCGCGCTACTATCATTCGGATTAACGCTCTTGTTTGCTGAAGACTCAAGCTGAGACTTGTGTGAATTTTGATCTGAAGTAAACAAAGCAACAACCCTACCTGTGATCATGAAGAAAAGGGGCAAAATGCCCCTAACTGTAGATACTGGAGAAACCGCGATCGAACTTTAGCGAGAAGCCTGAATCCGATCAAAGACTGCACCATCATCAAAAAATCGCTTCTGCGCTTCTGCCCAACCTCCAAAATCTTTGATCGTGTACAGCTTATTCACTTTTGGAAACT is part of the Leptolyngbya boryana PCC 6306 genome and harbors:
- a CDS encoding MgtC/SapB family protein: MNIAFRLTLSLIVGCLIGINRQKGGRPAGMRTFMLVSMGSALFVMLPLQEGDSPYATTNALSRTIQGVTTGVGFLGAGLILQQSSKKSELPKVRGLTTAASIWIAAALGAAIGCGFWQTGLVGAVLTLLTLSGVKRVQRSIVIRLPQTGNSAQQERDRDRDRT
- a CDS encoding DUF4333 domain-containing protein, producing the protein MRKFLLLLAGTAILSGCEKTFDVTSLQEEIKTSLNQQNGISVKSVHCPTNIKIQPDSTFECTGELNPDGGFFVTVQQENEGKAKWEIPNSWRLLNLAKLEAEFQEKIKATPQNGLRVTCGGSYRAIKPGDSFECQLTRKDKTDAILVKIEPEGQVNWQEVRTVTVSEKTTSALPSPAATPDTTTTAATPSSSTSESKSAVPPGAQIKDETGWQELND
- a CDS encoding ExbD/TolR family protein: MFSKSKSNSGIPEVNLVPMMDVIMTILTFFIIVAMTLSDQQRTLNVNLPNAKSTPSSARTPESLVVGLNAQGQTAIREKLVSETELAQQIQSYLAKSPQGSVLLKADRTVSYQQLAKVLGSMQQIGGERVSLAIESN
- a CDS encoding MotA/TolQ/ExbB proton channel family protein, with translation MSILFDLIAKGGPVMIPLTGLSVATIACGIERTIFWVQVLRVEDKIAHDVLDAAQYSLDEATAIALRAADQPIGRFLLAALQLDYPEPETFHLALATAGEEEFVLMRKGDKLLETVIAVAPLLGLLGTVTGLIITFINLKIGGGGSSVDTSKAAGGIGEALTTTAGGMIVAIVALLIFRLCVTLQAKQVDYFSKVGCRLELIYRHIWYKRLKAESELSLENRAIANQSLL